In Spirosoma aureum, a single genomic region encodes these proteins:
- a CDS encoding class I SAM-dependent methyltransferase, translating into MEKAFWFNSWELEGHYTSFHRKDIHPYAIKYLPPFALEGQTVFVPLCGKSLDLLYFSRFATRVIGVEIVEKAIHQFFEDNQLAYRQIGSRFVSGNITILCRDFFSLKREDIGPFDIVYDRAALVALPRPLRMRYLQTLEWLAPVGTLSFLNTLEYAPALATPPFSILPDEVASYFPNYAIDHVESQEVPTHGMVRKYNLSYLKEHGFMMRKLYDSPVLIDIEDLMETA; encoded by the coding sequence ATGGAAAAAGCATTCTGGTTCAACTCCTGGGAATTGGAGGGACATTATACCAGCTTTCATCGTAAAGACATTCACCCCTACGCCATTAAATACCTGCCTCCTTTCGCTCTGGAGGGACAAACCGTATTTGTACCACTCTGTGGTAAATCGCTGGATCTGCTGTACTTCAGCCGGTTTGCGACGCGGGTCATTGGGGTAGAAATTGTTGAGAAAGCAATCCACCAGTTTTTTGAGGACAACCAGTTGGCCTATCGGCAGATCGGAAGCCGTTTCGTGTCGGGCAATATCACGATTCTCTGCCGTGACTTTTTCTCGCTGAAACGCGAAGATATTGGGCCATTCGATATTGTGTATGACCGGGCTGCGCTGGTCGCGTTACCACGCCCGCTGCGGATGCGTTACCTGCAAACGCTCGAATGGCTGGCACCAGTCGGCACGCTGAGTTTCCTCAATACGCTCGAATATGCACCTGCGCTGGCAACCCCACCGTTCAGTATTTTGCCGGATGAGGTAGCCAGTTATTTCCCAAACTACGCCATTGATCACGTGGAAAGTCAGGAGGTTCCTACTCACGGGATGGTGCGTAAATACAACCTGTCGTACCTGAAAGAGCATGGCTTCATGATGCGTAAACTATATGATTCGCCCGTGTTGATCGATATTGAAGATTTGATGGAAACTGCATAG
- a CDS encoding ABC transporter permease, which translates to MAWRDSRRSRQRLLLFMSAIVLGIAALVAINSFGDNLARSIDDQARELLGADLTLSWTRPPSAKTLQLAKTMGRDRAYEVSFASLVSIPKTGGVRLAQIKGLQGNFPYYGTWEVAPASAIQAFRQAKSRIALVDDGLLVQLGAQPGDSVKVGKLSFLIAGRVTKTPGQAAIAATVAPTVFIPSQFLASTGLLERGSRVAYKYYYQFAPGTDVSAYIKKYASQLDKEGVNVDTVADRKRQTGRSFADLTKYMSLVAFVALLLGCVGVASAVQLYVKEKITSVAILRTLGASGRQALLIYLFQTALMGLIGATVGALVGSAVQLVLPQVFGRFLPVAVDTTLSAPAILGGIGTGLLISVLFALLPLLAIRNVSPLRTLRTSYEDDLSGRDPWRWLVYLLVIGFIVGFAYLQTKNLMLAIGFTGGLTVAFGILTVLGLGLIWLVRKFFPTSWSYVWRQSLANLYRPNNQTLILVTAIGLGAFLIATLYLTQGLLLGRVELSGSGNQPNMVLFDIQKEQVAGVRALVNQQKLPVLQDVPVVTMRLTDVNGKTPESAKKDTTLKTPNWAFTREYRVTYRDSIISSEKQVAGKAPYQADGNIYVSIEKDFLDRLHVKLGDTLNFNVQGMLIPAIVGGTREVEWNRVQTNFLVVFPSGVLEQAPQFHVLMTRVPDSRTSAILQRGLVSQFPNVSAIDLGLILKTVDEILDQISFVIQFMALFSILTGLLVLGSSVVISKYQRLRESVLLRTLGASRNQILRITALEYGLLGLLAALSGILLSVLGTWALAQFVFEVPYRPDAVPLIIVASIVTILTVLIGLFNSREVLVRPPLDVLRSEV; encoded by the coding sequence ATGGCCTGGCGCGATAGTCGCCGGAGTCGGCAGCGGCTCTTGCTGTTTATGTCGGCCATTGTGCTGGGTATTGCGGCTTTGGTCGCTATCAATTCCTTTGGCGATAATCTGGCCCGCAGTATCGACGATCAGGCACGTGAACTGCTCGGCGCTGACCTGACACTCTCGTGGACGCGTCCGCCTTCTGCCAAAACCCTGCAATTGGCTAAAACGATGGGTCGCGACCGGGCCTATGAAGTTTCGTTTGCGTCACTGGTATCGATTCCTAAAACGGGCGGTGTTCGACTGGCCCAGATAAAAGGTCTGCAAGGTAATTTTCCGTACTACGGAACCTGGGAAGTGGCACCTGCTTCGGCTATTCAGGCATTCCGACAGGCGAAAAGCCGGATTGCTCTGGTAGATGATGGCTTACTGGTGCAGCTTGGTGCCCAGCCCGGCGATTCGGTGAAGGTTGGTAAACTATCGTTTCTGATTGCGGGTCGGGTCACCAAAACACCGGGACAGGCGGCCATTGCCGCTACGGTTGCGCCGACGGTATTTATTCCAAGTCAGTTTCTGGCCAGTACAGGGTTGCTGGAGCGGGGTAGCCGGGTAGCTTACAAATACTATTACCAGTTTGCGCCCGGCACCGATGTGTCGGCATACATCAAGAAATATGCATCCCAACTGGATAAGGAAGGCGTCAACGTCGATACCGTTGCTGATCGTAAACGTCAGACAGGTCGTTCATTCGCCGACTTAACCAAATACATGAGCCTGGTTGCGTTTGTAGCGTTGTTGCTTGGTTGCGTAGGGGTTGCCAGTGCAGTGCAATTGTATGTGAAGGAAAAGATTACATCGGTAGCAATTCTGCGGACACTCGGGGCCAGCGGACGGCAGGCCTTACTGATTTATCTGTTTCAGACCGCCCTGATGGGGTTGATTGGAGCAACAGTTGGGGCTCTGGTTGGCTCGGCGGTGCAACTGGTATTGCCGCAGGTGTTCGGCAGGTTTTTGCCGGTTGCTGTTGATACCACATTGTCGGCACCGGCCATACTGGGTGGCATCGGTACAGGGTTACTTATTTCCGTATTGTTTGCTCTTCTACCCTTGCTGGCGATTCGGAATGTGTCGCCCCTGCGAACGCTCCGAACATCTTATGAAGATGATTTGAGTGGCCGTGATCCGTGGCGGTGGCTGGTATACCTGCTTGTTATCGGGTTCATCGTTGGATTCGCCTATTTGCAAACCAAAAACCTAATGCTGGCTATTGGTTTCACTGGAGGACTAACCGTGGCATTTGGCATCCTGACTGTGCTTGGTTTGGGATTGATCTGGCTCGTTCGGAAGTTTTTTCCAACTTCGTGGAGTTATGTCTGGCGGCAGAGTCTGGCCAATTTATACCGACCCAATAACCAGACGTTAATTCTGGTGACGGCTATTGGTTTGGGTGCTTTCCTGATCGCAACGCTTTACCTGACACAGGGGCTACTACTCGGCCGGGTCGAACTGTCGGGTAGCGGCAATCAACCGAACATGGTTCTGTTCGATATTCAGAAAGAGCAGGTCGCGGGCGTGCGCGCGTTGGTTAACCAGCAGAAATTGCCGGTTTTGCAGGATGTACCCGTCGTGACTATGCGCCTAACGGATGTTAATGGAAAAACACCTGAATCCGCTAAAAAAGACACTACGCTAAAAACACCCAACTGGGCATTCACCCGTGAATATCGGGTTACGTATCGCGATTCAATAATTTCATCGGAGAAACAGGTTGCGGGTAAAGCACCTTATCAGGCCGATGGGAACATTTATGTTTCTATTGAGAAAGATTTTCTGGATCGGTTGCATGTGAAGCTCGGCGATACGCTCAATTTCAACGTGCAGGGGATGCTGATACCGGCCATTGTTGGCGGAACGAGGGAGGTAGAATGGAACCGGGTACAGACTAACTTTCTGGTTGTATTTCCTTCGGGCGTGCTCGAACAGGCTCCTCAGTTTCACGTCCTGATGACACGTGTGCCCGACAGCCGGACCTCGGCTATCTTACAACGCGGTCTGGTCAGTCAGTTTCCGAACGTTTCGGCTATTGATCTTGGTCTAATCTTAAAAACGGTAGACGAAATTCTGGATCAGATTTCATTCGTCATTCAGTTTATGGCCCTCTTTAGTATTTTGACTGGTTTGCTGGTACTGGGTAGTTCGGTGGTTATCAGCAAATACCAGCGATTGCGTGAAAGCGTCCTGCTTCGAACGCTGGGGGCCAGCCGTAATCAGATTCTGCGCATTACCGCGCTTGAATATGGTTTGCTTGGACTGCTGGCTGCGTTGTCGGGCATTCTTTTGTCGGTACTCGGCACCTGGGCGTTGGCTCAATTTGTATTCGAGGTGCCGTATCGACCCGATGCTGTACCGTTGATCATCGTCGCTTCTATCGTAACGATTCTGACCGTATTGATCGGTCTTTTCAACAGTCGCGAGGTATTGGTTCGCCCACCATTAGATGTTTTGCGTTCGGAAGTGTGA
- a CDS encoding PLP-dependent cysteine synthase family protein, with product MPDNYASTTLHAIGNTPLVRLNQIVPPNSAEVFVKLEYYNPTGSYKDRMALAMIEEAERSGALKPGMTVVECTGGSTGTSLAFVCAVKGYPFQVVTSDAFAKEKLQTMRAFGADLVIIASEGGKITPDLIPSMREKARQLSETIGTYFTDQINNPNSMKGYSRIGQEILQQLDRPVDAFCGGVGTAGMLMGVSRAFREAHQTTRIIALEPASAPLLSTGTRGTHTVEGIGIGMVPPLLSNDFYDEVRTVDETEARQMARMLAKTEGIFAGISSGLNVTAALQLAQELGPGHTVVTVACDSGMKYLSGSLYTN from the coding sequence ATGCCAGACAACTACGCATCGACAACACTTCACGCAATCGGCAATACACCACTGGTTCGGCTAAATCAGATTGTTCCGCCAAACAGCGCCGAAGTTTTTGTCAAACTGGAATACTATAACCCAACCGGATCTTACAAAGACCGAATGGCGCTGGCCATGATTGAAGAGGCCGAACGGAGTGGCGCTTTAAAACCAGGTATGACCGTTGTCGAATGTACAGGGGGTAGTACAGGCACGTCGCTCGCGTTCGTCTGCGCTGTAAAAGGCTACCCTTTTCAGGTTGTAACATCGGATGCATTCGCGAAGGAGAAACTGCAAACCATGCGGGCGTTTGGTGCTGATCTGGTTATTATAGCGAGCGAAGGCGGCAAGATCACACCCGATCTGATCCCATCCATGCGCGAAAAAGCCCGGCAGTTATCGGAAACTATCGGAACCTATTTCACGGATCAGATCAATAATCCAAATTCAATGAAAGGGTATTCCCGCATTGGTCAGGAGATTCTTCAGCAACTTGACAGACCTGTGGATGCCTTTTGTGGTGGCGTCGGCACAGCGGGTATGTTGATGGGCGTTTCCCGAGCTTTTCGTGAAGCGCACCAGACCACCCGAATTATTGCGCTGGAACCCGCTTCTGCCCCATTGCTATCGACAGGTACTCGCGGCACACATACCGTAGAGGGTATTGGCATTGGTATGGTTCCTCCCCTGCTTTCGAACGATTTTTACGATGAAGTTAGAACGGTAGATGAAACTGAAGCGCGGCAAATGGCCCGAATGCTGGCCAAAACGGAAGGAATCTTTGCGGGAATATCAAGTGGCTTAAATGTTACGGCGGCCCTCCAGTTAGCTCAGGAGCTGGGGCCAGGGCATACGGTCGTTACAGTTGCCTGCGATTCGGGTATGAAATATTTATCTGGCAGTTTATATACAAATTAA
- a CDS encoding SDR family NAD(P)-dependent oxidoreductase, with protein MEHSLAGKTALVTGAASGIGKAIALLYAQHGANVLVSDLDAEKGQVVVEQIKGMDVQSHFLLADVGDPAECQRLVTEVVNRYGKLDIACNNAGIGGELNMTADYSLEGWQKIININLNSVFFCLKYELAQMLKQGHGSIVNMASILGQVGTPNSPGYVAAKHAVVGLTKTAALEYAQKGIRVNAVGPAYIDTPLLSVLPDEARQQLIGLHPIGRLGKAEEVAELVVWLSSEKASFVTGSYYPIDGGYLAQ; from the coding sequence ATGGAACACTCATTAGCGGGTAAAACGGCTCTCGTTACCGGAGCCGCATCAGGGATCGGTAAGGCCATTGCTCTTCTCTATGCACAACACGGTGCAAATGTCCTTGTCTCCGATCTCGACGCTGAAAAAGGGCAGGTTGTGGTGGAGCAAATTAAGGGAATGGATGTACAAAGCCATTTTCTGTTAGCCGATGTCGGCGACCCGGCCGAATGCCAGCGTCTTGTTACAGAAGTGGTCAATCGGTATGGAAAACTGGACATTGCCTGCAACAATGCAGGTATTGGTGGCGAACTGAACATGACCGCAGACTACAGCCTGGAAGGATGGCAGAAGATCATCAACATTAACCTCAATAGCGTTTTTTTCTGTCTTAAATATGAACTGGCCCAGATGCTTAAACAGGGGCACGGCAGCATTGTGAATATGGCCTCTATTCTGGGTCAGGTTGGTACACCGAACTCACCGGGTTATGTAGCTGCCAAACATGCCGTAGTAGGTCTGACCAAAACAGCAGCTCTCGAATATGCTCAGAAAGGTATTCGCGTCAATGCGGTCGGACCCGCTTATATCGACACGCCCCTTCTGTCTGTCTTACCTGACGAGGCTCGTCAGCAGTTGATCGGTCTACATCCCATAGGCCGGTTGGGGAAGGCCGAGGAAGTAGCTGAACTGGTTGTGTGGTTATCTTCCGAGAAAGCGTCATTCGTAACCGGGTCGTATTATCCGATCGATGGCGGATATCTGGCGCAGTAG
- a CDS encoding ABC transporter ATP-binding protein, with protein MSILHVENLTKTYQSGGRELTVLHAVNFTLEPGDTFSIVGPSGSGKTTLLGLCAGLDRASSGSVYLNDIRLDTLSEDQRAAIRNQYVGFIFQNFQLLPTLTALENVMVPLELRGEKGAQKTAQALLERVGLGQRGHHYPTQLSGGEQQRVSLARAFANRPKLLFADEPTGNLDADTSATVVDLLFELNREAGTTLVLVTHDLELAARTQRVIRIKGGTVVSDSLQLVNE; from the coding sequence ATGAGTATTCTACACGTCGAAAATCTTACAAAAACCTATCAAAGTGGCGGCCGGGAACTAACGGTTCTGCATGCCGTCAACTTTACGCTCGAACCGGGCGATACGTTTTCCATTGTTGGCCCGTCGGGTAGTGGTAAAACCACCTTGCTTGGGCTTTGTGCGGGATTAGACCGTGCGTCGTCGGGGAGTGTCTATCTGAATGATATTCGACTGGATACGCTCTCGGAGGACCAGCGGGCAGCTATTAGGAACCAGTACGTCGGATTTATCTTCCAGAATTTTCAACTGCTACCGACACTTACAGCCCTTGAAAATGTAATGGTGCCACTGGAACTGAGGGGCGAAAAAGGGGCGCAGAAAACTGCCCAGGCCCTTCTGGAACGGGTTGGTTTAGGCCAACGTGGGCACCATTACCCCACTCAGCTCTCTGGTGGTGAGCAACAACGGGTTTCGCTGGCCCGTGCTTTTGCCAATCGGCCTAAACTGCTGTTTGCCGATGAACCGACCGGTAACCTCGACGCTGATACCAGCGCAACGGTTGTCGATCTACTCTTTGAACTGAATCGAGAAGCAGGCACAACGCTTGTACTGGTTACGCACGATTTGGAGTTAGCGGCTCGTACGCAGCGGGTTATTCGCATAAAAGGAGGCACCGTAGTCTCTGATTCTCTACAATTAGTAAATGAGTGA
- the tamL gene encoding translocation and assembly module lipoprotein TamL, whose protein sequence is MVYLFKIIVGFIANRILAATGTARQLNGFSIRSANRKRLAWHRVQRGHSSLFSVGIPIAMMCLLNACNIGKHLPAKERLYAGTDINIKSDSILSKDNKKAIEEQLAGLARPKPNKQLFGFPYKVGLYYLFGEPKKPKGFRSWFRRKFGEEPVLASAKAISSNIPVWEATLQNDGYFGSEVTGELKESGYKARGVYEVDVKPRYSIDSVAFLVDSTPVRKALWASARRTVIKKGSPYSFDNIKLERERISQALKQRGFYYFLPDYVAVIADNDSSIHRTKLYFAIKPEMPAAAGVPYSIRDVFIYPNYNLSTARQDTNKRSAYQSEEQFHIVDSTRRFDPKLFRDIMAVQPGRRYNSRAQDLTLSRFINVGAFKFVRNRFDPDQQGDSAVLDVHYYLTPYPTKSVRLEIDGTSRSNNFNGSQAVLSWRNRNYFKRAELLTINANAGIEFQVGGGSQSVTNYRLGADALLSFPRLVSPFRFRYDQRQALPKTNVTLGYQLIKRGGLYDLNSFQTTFGYAWRQNQQIEHIFQPFNITYVRPSNISTAFIDSAANNPLIFRQYYAIQNSKQLILSTLYTFNYNSSPRSASPTTFRLSANIEPAGNLANLLFNKRDDNGDQIIFGVPFAQFVRVDVDARLYRKLSKNITWANRVFGGLGATYGNSKGMQLPLTKQYFVGGPNSIRAFRARAIGPGLFTRDTLRELQLFQDGGGDIKVEANTEIRAKFNKFLEGAIFVDAGNVWTFSNNDILGAAAQAKFTPEFYQQIAIGTGIGLRLDLSYFLVRFDLATPLRKPYKTDGSEWVINQINFRDSEWRKQNIVFNIAVGYPF, encoded by the coding sequence ATGGTGTATTTGTTCAAAATCATAGTTGGGTTTATTGCGAATCGTATCCTTGCAGCAACAGGCACCGCCCGGCAGCTCAACGGGTTTTCGATCCGTAGTGCCAATAGGAAAAGGCTGGCGTGGCATCGGGTACAGAGAGGGCATTCATCCCTTTTTTCGGTTGGTATCCCGATCGCCATGATGTGCCTGCTTAATGCCTGTAATATTGGGAAGCATTTGCCGGCCAAAGAACGCCTTTATGCCGGAACAGATATTAACATAAAGTCAGATTCAATCCTTTCTAAGGATAATAAAAAGGCAATTGAGGAACAACTGGCCGGATTGGCTCGCCCAAAACCAAACAAGCAACTATTCGGATTCCCGTATAAAGTTGGGCTCTATTATCTGTTTGGCGAACCCAAAAAGCCGAAGGGATTCCGGTCCTGGTTCCGACGGAAATTTGGTGAAGAACCCGTTCTGGCCAGCGCCAAAGCGATTTCATCCAACATACCCGTCTGGGAGGCTACCTTACAAAATGACGGATACTTTGGCTCGGAGGTGACCGGTGAACTAAAGGAAAGTGGCTACAAGGCTCGGGGTGTTTATGAGGTCGATGTGAAGCCGCGTTATTCTATTGATTCGGTTGCTTTTCTGGTCGATTCGACGCCGGTCCGAAAAGCGCTGTGGGCATCGGCTCGCCGGACAGTTATTAAGAAAGGCAGCCCCTATAGCTTCGATAACATAAAACTGGAGCGGGAGCGTATTAGTCAGGCGCTTAAGCAACGGGGATTTTATTATTTCCTGCCCGACTACGTGGCTGTTATCGCTGACAACGACTCAAGTATTCACCGCACCAAACTCTATTTTGCCATCAAGCCCGAGATGCCTGCCGCAGCGGGGGTTCCGTATTCGATCCGGGATGTATTCATTTACCCGAATTATAACCTTTCTACGGCCCGGCAGGATACCAACAAACGCAGTGCTTACCAGTCTGAAGAGCAATTTCATATCGTTGACTCCACCCGACGCTTTGATCCAAAGCTTTTCCGGGATATTATGGCCGTTCAGCCGGGTAGGCGTTACAACAGCCGTGCGCAGGATTTAACGCTTTCGCGATTTATCAATGTCGGTGCGTTTAAGTTTGTTCGTAACCGATTCGATCCTGATCAGCAGGGCGATTCAGCCGTTCTGGATGTTCATTATTACCTGACGCCCTATCCGACCAAATCGGTACGTCTGGAAATTGATGGTACTTCTCGTTCCAACAATTTTAATGGGTCGCAGGCGGTTCTTAGCTGGCGAAATCGCAACTATTTCAAACGGGCCGAATTACTGACGATCAATGCCAACGCAGGTATTGAATTTCAGGTGGGTGGCGGTTCGCAAAGCGTAACGAACTATCGTTTAGGGGCCGATGCGCTCTTGAGCTTTCCTCGTTTGGTGAGCCCATTCCGGTTTCGCTATGACCAACGACAGGCGTTACCTAAAACAAACGTTACACTTGGCTATCAGCTTATCAAGCGAGGTGGGCTCTATGATTTGAATTCGTTTCAGACAACATTTGGGTATGCGTGGCGGCAAAACCAACAGATTGAGCATATTTTTCAGCCCTTTAATATTACCTACGTCCGCCCCTCGAACATCAGTACTGCCTTTATTGATTCAGCCGCAAACAACCCGCTTATATTTCGGCAGTATTATGCCATACAAAATTCAAAGCAGCTTATTCTGAGTACGCTGTATACGTTCAATTATAATTCTTCGCCACGTTCAGCGTCGCCAACAACCTTCCGATTATCGGCTAACATAGAGCCCGCAGGTAATCTGGCTAATCTATTGTTTAATAAGCGGGACGACAATGGCGATCAAATTATCTTTGGTGTTCCGTTTGCTCAGTTCGTACGTGTTGATGTCGACGCCCGTTTATACCGGAAATTATCGAAAAATATAACCTGGGCTAATCGGGTATTCGGTGGACTAGGGGCTACCTATGGTAACTCCAAGGGTATGCAGCTACCACTGACCAAGCAATATTTTGTTGGCGGTCCAAATAGTATACGCGCCTTCAGGGCACGTGCTATAGGGCCGGGTCTATTTACGCGCGATACACTTCGGGAACTACAGTTATTTCAGGATGGTGGTGGCGACATCAAAGTGGAAGCCAATACCGAAATCCGGGCTAAGTTCAACAAGTTTCTTGAAGGCGCTATTTTTGTGGATGCTGGCAACGTCTGGACGTTCTCAAATAACGATATACTAGGTGCCGCAGCGCAGGCCAAGTTCACACCTGAATTCTACCAGCAAATCGCCATTGGTACCGGAATTGGCCTGCGCCTGGATCTGTCGTATTTCCTGGTTCGCTTCGATCTGGCAACACCACTCCGAAAACCGTATAAAACCGATGGAAGTGAATGGGTCATTAATCAGATCAATTTCCGGGATTCGGAATGGCGAAAGCAGAATATTGTCTTTAACATAGCCGTGGGGTATCCGTTCTAA
- a CDS encoding CehA/McbA family metallohydrolase produces MVHLDRHAFFGLFFTALVWAMPMPGSGQMTGQLIVTVQDGTTSKLTPVRVRITHNGRPIAQLPTQAVAVMYGLWDHEDGYAFQPDSSFYIAGQCRLSLRPGTYQLSLSKGNEYVKQQHTIVVAAGKKLQKTYRLSRWINMVDKGWYSTDGHIHIRRSPRENPLIMTWLQAEDVHFGALLRMGDFWETYYPQYAYGEKGVYQQDDYLLTTGQEDPRTPELGHAFAIGAANRVRRRDRYYYFDEIFDEVHRLGGITGYAHQGETFHGYRGLMLDGLRGKVNALELLQFCVDEHPLHTDHYYHLLDLGIPLTATAGSDFPWCGQDHGHGPPEHSSRIGNARFYVYLGKTATPKPLTLIAWKTAIERGHTFVSSGPILDLQVNNGDNVRQSAIPGDYLNIKRGSQLSVTVHAYGHLGQTPLDTLELVSHGRVIGRVTAQQSGQSSAHLSLSVTLPNIEQGRWIAARCSAGPGQAAHTTPVYVTVEGGSFHNPETASHYLDLSEHYLQEIEQTIAGEQPKLDEQAWRYQDGLRSRIAETRQRIAELRKQLR; encoded by the coding sequence ATGGTGCATTTGGACAGACATGCGTTCTTCGGGCTGTTTTTTACCGCTCTGGTATGGGCTATGCCGATGCCGGGATCTGGCCAGATGACGGGGCAATTGATCGTCACGGTTCAGGATGGCACTACGTCCAAACTTACGCCTGTTCGGGTCCGAATTACACACAATGGGCGGCCAATAGCTCAGTTGCCTACCCAGGCCGTTGCTGTGATGTATGGTCTTTGGGATCATGAAGATGGGTATGCTTTTCAGCCCGACAGCTCGTTTTACATCGCTGGACAATGTCGGTTATCGCTTCGGCCCGGTACCTATCAATTATCGCTTTCCAAAGGAAATGAGTATGTAAAACAGCAGCATACCATCGTGGTTGCGGCTGGCAAGAAGCTGCAAAAGACGTATCGACTATCTCGCTGGATAAACATGGTCGATAAAGGCTGGTATTCGACTGATGGTCACATTCATATTCGACGCTCTCCGCGCGAAAATCCACTGATCATGACCTGGTTGCAGGCTGAAGATGTTCATTTTGGGGCACTTTTGCGCATGGGTGATTTCTGGGAAACATACTATCCGCAGTACGCCTATGGGGAGAAAGGTGTATATCAGCAGGATGATTACCTGCTTACAACTGGCCAGGAAGATCCCCGAACGCCGGAATTGGGTCACGCTTTTGCCATCGGAGCCGCCAACCGGGTTCGTCGGCGCGATAGATACTATTATTTCGATGAGATTTTTGATGAAGTGCATCGTCTGGGGGGCATAACTGGCTACGCTCATCAGGGTGAAACCTTCCATGGTTATCGGGGACTGATGCTGGATGGTCTGCGGGGGAAAGTAAACGCGTTAGAATTGCTTCAGTTCTGTGTCGATGAACACCCGTTGCATACAGATCATTATTATCACCTGCTCGATCTGGGTATACCGCTTACCGCAACGGCGGGATCTGATTTTCCCTGGTGCGGTCAGGATCACGGGCATGGGCCTCCTGAGCATTCATCCCGCATCGGCAATGCCCGGTTTTATGTTTATCTCGGCAAAACGGCTACCCCTAAACCCCTTACACTCATCGCCTGGAAAACGGCTATTGAGCGTGGTCATACGTTTGTTTCCAGTGGTCCGATTCTGGATTTACAGGTGAACAATGGTGATAATGTCCGGCAATCAGCGATACCGGGCGATTACCTGAACATTAAACGGGGGAGCCAGCTTTCGGTAACTGTACATGCCTATGGACACCTGGGGCAAACACCCCTCGACACGCTGGAACTCGTTAGCCATGGGCGGGTAATTGGCCGTGTTACGGCTCAGCAATCGGGGCAGTCGTCGGCGCATTTATCGCTTAGCGTAACGTTACCGAACATTGAGCAGGGACGGTGGATAGCTGCCCGATGCTCAGCCGGACCTGGCCAGGCCGCTCACACAACACCCGTGTATGTCACTGTTGAAGGGGGTAGTTTCCATAATCCTGAAACGGCCAGTCATTATCTGGATCTTAGCGAACACTATTTGCAGGAGATCGAGCAGACAATTGCAGGGGAGCAACCCAAACTTGATGAGCAGGCCTGGCGTTATCAGGATGGTTTAAGAAGCCGGATCGCCGAAACGCGACAACGAATTGCTGAATTGCGAAAGCAGCTTCGCTGA
- a CDS encoding arylesterase: protein MKFLHIRQTSYSVISGLMLLLTAWGCGSSDSKTESASATSALKSAETKSATTAKKPIVLFYGNSLTAGYGVEPSQAFPALVGQKIDSAGLNFQVVNAGLSGETTAGGKSRISWVMRQPVAVFVLELGGNDGLRGIPLKSTRQNLQAIIDTVRLKSPQATIVLAGMQIPPNLGTDYTREFRGLFKELADKNKLVLIPFLLEGVGGIPKLNQPDGIHPTPAGHKIVAKTVWKVLQPVLQ, encoded by the coding sequence ATGAAGTTCTTACACATTCGCCAAACGTCGTATTCTGTGATAAGCGGCCTGATGCTGCTCTTAACGGCGTGGGGATGCGGCTCATCTGACTCAAAAACTGAATCAGCATCAGCCACCAGTGCCTTGAAATCCGCTGAAACCAAATCGGCGACAACCGCTAAAAAACCAATCGTACTGTTCTATGGAAACAGCCTGACCGCAGGCTACGGTGTTGAGCCATCGCAGGCATTTCCGGCATTGGTAGGCCAGAAAATAGACTCCGCCGGGCTTAACTTCCAGGTTGTCAATGCTGGACTCAGTGGCGAAACAACAGCAGGTGGTAAAAGTCGCATCAGTTGGGTTATGCGCCAGCCCGTTGCCGTGTTCGTGCTCGAACTGGGTGGCAATGACGGACTTAGAGGCATTCCGCTTAAATCGACACGGCAGAATCTGCAAGCCATTATTGACACCGTTCGGCTGAAAAGTCCACAGGCGACTATCGTGCTGGCCGGTATGCAGATTCCACCCAATCTGGGTACCGATTATACGCGGGAGTTCAGAGGTTTATTTAAAGAACTGGCGGATAAGAACAAACTGGTTCTGATTCCGTTCCTGCTCGAAGGAGTTGGTGGTATACCGAAACTTAATCAACCCGATGGTATCCACCCTACCCCCGCCGGTCATAAAATCGTGGCCAAAACGGTCTGGAAGGTATTGCAGCCAGTATTGCAGTAA